The stretch of DNA AGACTTAtaagttgggactaaaaaaagtcctaagacttatgaaccaaacatgGCCTGAATTTTGATAGTGGACCGCCtcaggctggtcatagtgggaaTAACTTAGCAAGTAACATAGCGTATTTCAAGACAAGTTTGCTTATATGGCAtatagttaatgaggagagacgTGTTTGGAGTAACATAAGGGCGTGTACAATGCATAGCCTCAAGGTGATGCCTCGCATGCCATGTAGGATCAGATATGACGTAAAGTAGGTTCGGATAAGGAAGCGGGATCCTCTCCAGGAGGCGGGTGCTCGAAGAGAAAAAGTGTGGTCTAGTGACAAAAGCTGAAAAGGTTGGAATGAAAAGTAGAGATGCATGTGTATTAAAGTCTTTATTTTCTATTTCTTAATGAGGCCCACTAGTGGTAGCTTGCATTGGAGAGAAAAAATAAATGTGGATGCCTCAAATTACTTTTTATCATGGGGCATATGTATCCATATGCCACCATTGTACATGGGCATGTACAATGCATAGCCCCAAGGTGATGCCTCGCATGCCATGTAGGATCGGATATGACGTAAAGTAGGTTCGGATAGGAAAGCGAGATCCTTTCCAGGAGGCGGGTGCTTGAACAGAAAAAGTGTGGTCCTGTGACAAAAGCTGAAAAGGTTGAGTGAAAAGTAAAGATGCATGTGTACTAGACTCTTTATTTTCTATTTCTTAATAAGGTCCACTAGTGATAGCTTGCATTGGAGAGAAAAAAGGTGCCTCAAATTACTTTTTGTTATGGGGCATATGTATCCATATGCCACCGTTATATATGCcctaatatgttactgtaacataacgCAACTCAAAGCAAAATAAGTCTATAATGTAATAAATGCTATCATCTATATACTACTTGTATGTTACTTTACACTATGAAGATAGTAACAAAGATTAGTGTTATATACACGACACTATTCTAAATTACTCTCCACTATAACTAGCCTCATGCCCTGATGATGGCGAAACTTTGGAAAATTTGCGACGCATGACTTTATCTCCGTTTTGAGTGCAGATACAACCTCATAGTTTGGAATGCAGTGAATATGTGGCCCCGTCTTCATGATTTGCACTCCCACTCCTAGAGCAGCTCGTCTTTTCTCTCATAAAAGAAGCAGTCCATCTTATATCAAAGAAAGTGTTAAAAAACAACAAATAGATAGGCAACTAGACGTCAATGGTGGCAAGAGCGACGATACAAGGCCCTATTTTTTGGTCAGTACGCATTTTTGAACTGGGACGGATTTGGTACTCCTCCGTTCCCAAAATGTAAGCCATATTTTTTTTCTAAATCAAAGCTTTTTAAGTTTGACCACGTTTATATTATATACAAAAATATTAATATCCGTGAAACTAAATCAATAACCTATCTTTTTAGTTTTTAATTATATGTCACAAGAATATgttactccctccgatccaaattAATTTTGGTAGCTCTAGTACAACTTTGTTACGACAATTAATTTGGATCTGAGGGAGTATTACATTCATGCTCAAGAGAAGCTTTCAATGGTATATTTTTGTACTCATATGTTACTGATCAAATTAGTGAGCAAACATTTTATTAAAAAATGGGTGAGACCTATAAACAACATAGAGGCAGCATCAATAGGTATACCATTACAAATATTTTATTGGTTTAGTTTAGATATGTGTGAGACCTATAAATCTTTTATTAATCAAATTAATGACCAAACCTTAGATAGGACTTGGGTACAAATTTAATGTCAGATTTTTTATCATGGCAAACCGAATATTTTTAATGGCAAATTATGTTCATCAAGGATGACAAGTTTAGTTGACGAGCATGGCAAATTCGTCTTGGATTTTATTTTACCAAGAAATTGTCATGCTTACTAACTAAATTTGTGATCACAGCGCCAATATAAATTACCGTGAAAAAGTCAGATTTGCCAcgtcaaaaaaatctgaaatcaGATATTTAGCGCTTCTGTAGATATATCATTAAATATATTTTGATCGTGCATTTCTTTGCTAATATAGATTTTTTTTGCGGGGTTGGTAATGTAGATACTATTAATTGCTCTCTTTGTAAACTTGGTCAGACTTAATTTTTTTGACTAGAGACAAAAACAAAAATCCAACTAGACCAAATTAACGTTCACTTTTTATTAAATAAACCCCAAAATAGTATGAGTAGAGGTTATATTTAGGGACGGAGCCACGGAGGCGCACACACACGGGCTGCAGCATGCGGCTGGCACCGGCAACGACCCAGGCGCGGACGGATCGCCACGCCCGCATGCATTATCCCGGCCCCGCCGCCCGTCAATCATTGCACGCCCGCGGAGCTGCTGCAGCACCCGCACTCCTCTCCCTCGTACCCTCCCGCATCGCGTCGCGTCGGCATCGCTACGCATCACAGTCAGCGCGCCCAGCCTCACCTCACACGCCCCTGGCATTCGCGACCGGCCGACGAGACGGAGCTCCAGCCTCCAGCCTCCCCCGAGCAGAGCCGAAAAGGCCAAACAGAGCACGCGATTTTACAGCCCTGCCCCGCGCGGCCCCCCCTCCACCCGCGCAGATCTtttctcctccccctcctcccccgcGCCCCGCGCCGATCACGCCACCGATCCGGCCCCTTCCCGGCGGGGCGATGGAGGGGGAGGAGCGGCGGCTGGCGGCGTCGCTGACGGCGCGGTACTCGGAGTGGGTGCTGGAGGAGCTGGACGAGCTGCGTGGGAGCTTCCTGCTCACGGACCCGGCCATGCCGGGCCACCCCATCGTCTACGCCTCCCGGGGCCTCGCCGCGCTCACGGGCTACCCGCGCCGCGAGCTGCTCGGCCGCAACGCGCGCCTCTTCCAGGGCGCCGCCACCGAccgcgccgccgtctcgggcGTGCGCGAGGCCGTGCGCGCCCAGCGCGCCCACCAGGTCGCCATCCTCAACTACCGCCGCGACGGCTCGCCCCACTGGGTGCTGCTCCATCTCGCGCCCGTCTTCCACGCCGCCGACGGCCGCGTGCTCCACTTCCTCGCCGTCCAGGTGCCCATCGCCCCCGCGTCGTCGCCGCGCCGTCACCCGGGCCGGCCCCCGGCGTTCGCGGCGTGCCGGGAGGAGGCCAGGGGCGAGGAGGAGCTGCCTTGCGCCAGCCACGTAGGGGAGGTGTTTGTGGATATCGATAAGAGAGGTCAGTTCGATTGGACGTGTTCATCTGTTACCATCACTAGTACAGTGATCATTTGGGAGTAAATTGCACGATAATAACCACACTGATCAGTGGACCAACCATTAATTGCCAGCGAGATCATTTACAGCACCCCGTGCCTCACTGCTCTACCGTGCCTTGATATGAAATGTATGCGGTAAACAAGATATGTATACGATTGGCCATCAACATGGCCTTATTTGCTATAATTTCTTTCCATATTCATGGTATGATAATTACAGTTGCGCTGGTTGTCTTATTCTTAAGTACTGCTCACTATGTGGCCTTTTTGAGTTGTTAGTTCCTTCTTGGTTCCAAGTTTGACAATAATGGTTACACTAGTCTTGTTTCTTTTACCATTTCCAGGTATGGAGACAAGAAGAAGTAGGTAAAAGTTCTTGTTTGAGTTGGTAATATTTTTGTTCGAATGCTGCATACATGATGCTTTCTTTGTTACTGAACAGACTGTATTTGTTAAACCGGTCTTGACAGAAACATCCGTTTTTGCTTACAGGATAGAAGTTCACACATTAATAGGCCAAAAAAAAGAGATCCATCCTGCTTTTGTAGGTCTAGAGTAATGACGGGGCAGACCAAGGCCCGCTTGGATTGAGTGTAAAATTAGTGGGATCCCTGGTATTTTAGCTCAAGTTTGAACTAAATACCGGGCAGCACACAAAATTTACATCAAATTCAAACAGGGCAACCCTATGCATACTAGAGTTGCTATATGTGTAAGAAATAAAACTTTCTTTCAGTGGTAAGAATCCGAATCGTACGATAAATACATCTATTCGAAATATATGCATGTGTtctgtagtactccctccgtaaagaaatataggAGTGTTCAGATCACTACTTTaatgatctaaacgctcttatatttctttatggaGGGAGTATTTAGCGGTGCAACCGTATCGGAAATTGAGCTAGCTCTCTTAATGAAGATTCAGTTTAGGTAGCGAAACAACACACCAATCTAGCCTGAGTTTCCATTCTTATATATTAATACTGTCATGTTAGTTCATTGAGTCCAGTCTTGCAGAATATGGTGCCTTCTGCCTATTTGGATGTGTGGTTTATACTTAACCTGGCATTTTCACATTATGTTTTTCTCCCCACAAAATTAAGTAGTACTGGAAGCAGAAGTTCTAAATATGTTGTTGCTAGTTTAATGTTGCAGGGCTGGAGGCTGAGGAACCGCGTATAGCTAGCGGCTGTGACAAAGAGATGGCTCTAAGCACAGCAAACAGCATCTTCTCTACACTGAACCGCTATAGCAAACTAACTGGTTTGGTGGTTTGTGAGAGGAGATGTGATTCTGTTGGTATCCCAGCACTCAGCTCTTCCTTAAATCTCTCCCTCGGTAGAATCAAACAGAGCTTTGTATTGTGAGTTATTTGCATATTCTTGTTCATTTGTTTAATTGTCTTGGATTAATTCTGTCGTGTTCATAGTCTTATTTATGTTGTTCATGCCTGGCTTATTTACTAAATGCACTTTGATTTTCGATTTTAACAGAACTGACCGCCATTTGCCTGACATGCCGATAGTCTATGCTAGTGATGCCTTTCTATCATTAACAGGTACATGTTCCTTTATTATTCTAAATACCAGAGTATGTGTTCCATGAACTTTTATAAAGTAATCCATTGATTGTAATAAGGGGAATATATGATGTGCAGCTGTCTATGATCAGTATTACTTCCGCATTTCGACAGTTTGAGGCCTCTTAGCTCAAGTGGCTGAAACTTTTTTATGATCTAGGGATAGTGGGACATCTTGTTTTTTGGCATGTTTGCTGGGATGTTCTCCTATGAAATGCATATATTAGTTGAAGTGCAACAGGCTGAATTTCCACATGTTCTTGAGTTCATATGGGCATGATTGATGTGTAGCATTTGTAATTACTTTCTAACATTATGTTAGAAATGCAAAAGAAAACCTCTTCCTGACATATGAGAAACATATATAGCTGCTTGCAACGTGCTGAATCCTGGCGGGTTCTTGAGTTAAGCTGGGCAGGGTTGATGGGTTGGATTTGGAACTACCTTCTGAAATGATGATAAACAATGCAAGGTGGTGCCATCGGGATGGCATAGCATCAATTCAATGACTTCATGGTGTTTACATATTGGGTATGAGTAGGAAAATGTGAAAGTCATAGAGTATGGTTAGAAAGATCTAATAATTGTATCTCTTTGCTAAAACATACAGATAATGCGGGCAAAGATTGACCTTGAAAAGATTGTCTGTATGCAGGCAAAGGTTTCTGCTGTTCTAATCATCTTACTTATCCAGGTTACTCAAGAGAAGAAATATTGGGCTGTAACTGCAGATTCTTAAACGGTCCAGGTACTAGTGCGGAGGTTTTAGAGGAGGTGCGGACCAGGATTTCCGAGCTTGTTTGATTGCAATTTTCCTTATCAAATATGCTCACTTATCAAATTCCTATTTGAAATTGAATGCACAGATAAATCGGCATATCTGTCGTGAGGAGGCTTGCACAGTGCATTTGCTTAATTACAGGTGCGCATTTGCATAATATCTTAATTTAGTAGTTATCAGGTTCAGATTATGTAAACAACTTAACAGAACTCTTAATTGTTATGCTTCCTATCAGGAAAGACGGAAGTACATTCCGTGACCTGCTACATGTGTCTCCCATCCGAAATTCATCGGGCAAGGTTGGCTTACATCCTTTTCAGGTCTTTCCTGGAAGTCACTGTGCTTCTGATGCATCTGCCTTGCTTTTCTAGTAACGCTGAAACTGAATACTAAATGCAGCAAAAGTACTTCTGTAGCAAGCCTAAATTATGTGCTTAGTGTCTTCTGACCGTTCAAGTGGAAAATATTCACAAATTTATGGGATTCTTGTTCTTTTGAGCTTAAGTTGGATGGGTTCGAAATGTAGCAGTCTGATTTTGGAAAAAAGTTGGACTAATTATCACATTGTGCAGGTCGCATTTCATGTGTGGGTTCACCTTGATGAGAGCGCGAAGCATGATTTTAGTGGGTTGACCCCTGAGGTATGGCAGCTCGGTGCTGTTGGTGCT from Triticum urartu cultivar G1812 chromosome 3, Tu2.1, whole genome shotgun sequence encodes:
- the LOC125542940 gene encoding protein TWIN LOV 1 isoform X6 — encoded protein: MEGEERRLAASLTARYSEWVLEELDELRGSFLLTDPAMPGHPIVYASRGLAALTGYPRRELLGRNARLFQGAATDRAAVSGVREAVRAQRAHQVAILNYRRDGSPHWVLLHLAPVFHAADGRVLHFLAVQVPIAPASSPRRHPGRPPAFAACREEARGEEELPCASHVGEVFVDIDKRGMETRRRLEAEEPRIASGCDKEMALSTANSIFSTLNRYSKLTGLVVCERRCDSVGIPALSSSLNLSLGRIKQSFVLTDRHLPDMPIVYASDAFLSLTGYSREEILGCNCRFLNGPGTSAEVLEEINRHICREEACTVHLLNYRKDGSTFRDLLHVSPIRNSSGKVAFHVWVHLDESAKHDFSGLTPEVWQLGAVGAVRVAVRSLSASVCLSKKMEPVM
- the LOC125542940 gene encoding protein TWIN LOV 1 isoform X2 produces the protein MEGEERRLAASLTARYSEWVLEELDELRGSFLLTDPAMPGHPIVYASRGLAALTGYPRRELLGRNARLFQGAATDRAAVSGVREAVRAQRAHQVAILNYRRDGSPHWVLLHLAPVFHAADGRVLHFLAVQVPIAPASSPRRHPGRPPAFAACREEARGEEELPCASHVGEVFVDIDKRGMETRRRLEAEEPRIASGCDKEMALSTANSIFSTLNRYSKLTGLVVCERRCDSVGIPALSSSLNLSLGRIKQSFVLTDRHLPDMPIVYASDAFLSLTGKGFCCSNHLTYPGYSREEILGCNCRFLNGPGTSAEVLEEINRHICREEACTVHLLNYRKDGSTFRDLLHVSPIRNSSGKVGLHPFQVAFHVWVHLDESAKHDFSGLTPEVWQLGAVGAVRVAVRSLSASAGSGKIYSLSL
- the LOC125542940 gene encoding protein TWIN LOV 1 isoform X1, with product MEGEERRLAASLTARYSEWVLEELDELRGSFLLTDPAMPGHPIVYASRGLAALTGYPRRELLGRNARLFQGAATDRAAVSGVREAVRAQRAHQVAILNYRRDGSPHWVLLHLAPVFHAADGRVLHFLAVQVPIAPASSPRRHPGRPPAFAACREEARGEEELPCASHVGEVFVDIDKRGMETRRRLEAEEPRIASGCDKEMALSTANSIFSTLNRYSKLTGLVVCERRCDSVGIPALSSSLNLSLGRIKQSFVLTDRHLPDMPIVYASDAFLSLTGKGFCCSNHLTYPGYSREEILGCNCRFLNGPGTSAEVLEEINRHICREEACTVHLLNYRKDGSTFRDLLHVSPIRNSSGKVGLHPFQVAFHVWVHLDESAKHDFSGLTPEVWQLGAVGAVRVAVRSLSASVCLSKKMEPVM
- the LOC125542940 gene encoding protein TWIN LOV 1 isoform X3, which translates into the protein MEGEERRLAASLTARYSEWVLEELDELRGSFLLTDPAMPGHPIVYASRGLAALTGYPRRELLGRNARLFQGAATDRAAVSGVREAVRAQRAHQVAILNYRRDGSPHWVLLHLAPVFHAADGRVLHFLAVQVPIAPASSPRRHPGRPPAFAACREEARGEEELPCASHVGEVFVDIDKRGLEAEEPRIASGCDKEMALSTANSIFSTLNRYSKLTGLVVCERRCDSVGIPALSSSLNLSLGRIKQSFVLTDRHLPDMPIVYASDAFLSLTGKGFCCSNHLTYPGYSREEILGCNCRFLNGPGTSAEVLEEINRHICREEACTVHLLNYRKDGSTFRDLLHVSPIRNSSGKVGLHPFQVAFHVWVHLDESAKHDFSGLTPEVWQLGAVGAVRVAVRSLSASVCLSKKMEPVM
- the LOC125542940 gene encoding protein TWIN LOV 1 isoform X4 — translated: MEGEERRLAASLTARYSEWVLEELDELRGSFLLTDPAMPGHPIVYASRGLAALTGYPRRELLGRNARLFQGAATDRAAVSGVREAVRAQRAHQVAILNYRRDGSPHWVLLHLAPVFHAADGRVLHFLAVQVPIAPASSPRRHPGRPPAFAACREEARGEEELPCASHVGEVFVDIDKRGMETRRRLEAEEPRIASGCDKEMALSTANSIFSTLNRYSKLTGLVVCERRCDSVGIPALSSSLNLSLGRIKQSFVLTDRHLPDMPIVYASDAFLSLTGKGFCCSNHLTYPGYSREEILGCNCRFLNGPGTSAEVLEEINRHICREEACTVHLLNYRKDGSTFRDLLHVSPIRNSSGKVAFHVWVHLDESAKHDFSGLTPEVWQLGAVGAVRVAVRSLSASVCLSKKMEPVM
- the LOC125542940 gene encoding protein TWIN LOV 1 isoform X7, translating into MEGEERRLAASLTARYSEWVLEELDELRGSFLLTDPAMPGHPIVYASRGLAALTGYPRRELLGRNARLFQGAATDRAAVSGVREAVRAQRAHQVAILNYRRDGSPHWVLLHLAPVFHAADGRVLHFLAVQVPIAPASSPRRHPGRPPAFAACREEARGEEELPCASHVGEVFVDIDKRGLEAEEPRIASGCDKEMALSTANSIFSTLNRYSKLTGLVVCERRCDSVGIPALSSSLNLSLGRIKQSFVLTDRHLPDMPIVYASDAFLSLTGYSREEILGCNCRFLNGPGTSAEVLEEINRHICREEACTVHLLNYRKDGSTFRDLLHVSPIRNSSGKVAFHVWVHLDESAKHDFSGLTPEVWQLGAVGAVRVAVRSLSASGSLLRPSQ
- the LOC125542940 gene encoding protein TWIN LOV 1 isoform X5, which encodes MEGEERRLAASLTARYSEWVLEELDELRGSFLLTDPAMPGHPIVYASRGLAALTGYPRRELLGRNARLFQGAATDRAAVSGVREAVRAQRAHQVAILNYRRDGSPHWVLLHLAPVFHAADGRVLHFLAVQVPIAPASSPRRHPGRPPAFAACREEARGEEELPCASHVGEVFVDIDKRGMETRRRLEAEEPRIASGCDKEMALSTANSIFSTLNRYSKLTGLVVCERRCDSVGIPALSSSLNLSLGRIKQSFVLTDRHLPDMPIVYASDAFLSLTGYSREEILGCNCRFLNGPGTSAEVLEEINRHICREEACTVHLLNYRKDGSTFRDLLHVSPIRNSSGKVGLHPFQVAFHVWVHLDESAKHDFSGLTPEVWQLGAVGAVRVAVRSLSASVCLSKKMEPVM